One Brassica oleracea var. oleracea cultivar TO1000 chromosome C7, BOL, whole genome shotgun sequence genomic window carries:
- the LOC106304281 gene encoding uncharacterized protein LOC106304281 isoform X3, producing MSYSPTEVRHKQKQQKKKRTRKKKKEQVMVSSSPKEMNPTLYKLIEIVFGAVLVGIAGMVIGGQAQYARMWTRDYSAFFAALCGIESAMSAIRGKDDITNHLVSGSGAGLALSFLRQGFKLRPAHALSSVAVFAVIQATIYKETIKSRNAQDALYTEARAMLSMLGLEEYEKNFKKGRLTDPTLPLLTDRELREVNIPPGARLLILDHIKRYPKMVNRK from the exons ATGTCTTATAGCCCAACAGAAGTGAGACATAAGCAAAAGCAACAAAAAAAAAAACGGACAAGGAAAAAAAAAAAAGAACAGGTGATGGTGAGTTCGTCGCCAAAGGAAATGAATCCGACACTGTACAAGTTAATAGAAATCGTCTTCGGAGCTGTTCTCGTCGGTATAGCAGGAATGGTCATCGGCGGCCAAGCTCAG TACGCTCGTATGTGGACTCGGGACTATTCAGCATTTTTCGCTGCATTGTGTGGAATTGAATCAGCAATGAGTGCAATCAGAGGGAAAGATGATATCACGAATCA TTTGGTGTCAGGATCAGGTGCTGGGTTGGCATTGTCTTTTCTGAGACAAGGCTTTAAACTACGACCTGCACATGCACTCTCCAGCGTTGCTGTTTTCGCTGTTATTCAAGCAACAATTTATAAG GAAACAATCAAATCGCGCAATGCCCAAGACGCCCTTTACACAGAGGCAAGAGCTATGCTGTCGATGCTAGGCCTAGAGGAATACGAGAAGAACTTCAAGAAGGGACGTCTCACTGATCCCACCTTGCCATTGCTCACTGATAG GGAGCTTCGAGAAGTTAACATTCCACCAGGGGCAAGGCTTTTGATACTAGATCATATTAAGAG GTACCCTAAGATGGTAAACCGCAAGTGA
- the LOC106304281 gene encoding uncharacterized protein LOC106304281 isoform X1, with product MSYSPTEVRHKQKQQKKKRTRKKKKEQVMVSSSPKEMNPTLYKLIEIVFGAVLVGIAGMVIGGQAQYARMWTRDYSAFFAALCGIESAMSAIRGKDDITNHLVSGSGAGLALSFLRQGFKLRPAHALSSVAVFAVIQATIYKSHLVKETIKSRNAQDALYTEARAMLSMLGLEEYEKNFKKGRLTDPTLPLLTDRELREVNIPPGARLLILDHIKRYPKMVNRK from the exons ATGTCTTATAGCCCAACAGAAGTGAGACATAAGCAAAAGCAACAAAAAAAAAAACGGACAAGGAAAAAAAAAAAAGAACAGGTGATGGTGAGTTCGTCGCCAAAGGAAATGAATCCGACACTGTACAAGTTAATAGAAATCGTCTTCGGAGCTGTTCTCGTCGGTATAGCAGGAATGGTCATCGGCGGCCAAGCTCAG TACGCTCGTATGTGGACTCGGGACTATTCAGCATTTTTCGCTGCATTGTGTGGAATTGAATCAGCAATGAGTGCAATCAGAGGGAAAGATGATATCACGAATCA TTTGGTGTCAGGATCAGGTGCTGGGTTGGCATTGTCTTTTCTGAGACAAGGCTTTAAACTACGACCTGCACATGCACTCTCCAGCGTTGCTGTTTTCGCTGTTATTCAAGCAACAATTTATAAG TCCCATCTGGTGAAGGAAACAATCAAATCGCGCAATGCCCAAGACGCCCTTTACACAGAGGCAAGAGCTATGCTGTCGATGCTAGGCCTAGAGGAATACGAGAAGAACTTCAAGAAGGGACGTCTCACTGATCCCACCTTGCCATTGCTCACTGATAG GGAGCTTCGAGAAGTTAACATTCCACCAGGGGCAAGGCTTTTGATACTAGATCATATTAAGAG GTACCCTAAGATGGTAAACCGCAAGTGA
- the LOC106304281 gene encoding uncharacterized protein LOC106304281 isoform X2 — MSYSPTEVRHKQKQQKKKRTRKKKKEQVMVSSSPKEMNPTLYKLIEIVFGAVLVGIAGMVIGGQAQYARMWTRDYSAFFAALCGIESAMSAIRGKDDITNHLVSGSGAGLALSFLRQGFKLRPAHALSSVAVFAVIQATIYKVKETIKSRNAQDALYTEARAMLSMLGLEEYEKNFKKGRLTDPTLPLLTDRELREVNIPPGARLLILDHIKRYPKMVNRK, encoded by the exons ATGTCTTATAGCCCAACAGAAGTGAGACATAAGCAAAAGCAACAAAAAAAAAAACGGACAAGGAAAAAAAAAAAAGAACAGGTGATGGTGAGTTCGTCGCCAAAGGAAATGAATCCGACACTGTACAAGTTAATAGAAATCGTCTTCGGAGCTGTTCTCGTCGGTATAGCAGGAATGGTCATCGGCGGCCAAGCTCAG TACGCTCGTATGTGGACTCGGGACTATTCAGCATTTTTCGCTGCATTGTGTGGAATTGAATCAGCAATGAGTGCAATCAGAGGGAAAGATGATATCACGAATCA TTTGGTGTCAGGATCAGGTGCTGGGTTGGCATTGTCTTTTCTGAGACAAGGCTTTAAACTACGACCTGCACATGCACTCTCCAGCGTTGCTGTTTTCGCTGTTATTCAAGCAACAATTTATAAG GTGAAGGAAACAATCAAATCGCGCAATGCCCAAGACGCCCTTTACACAGAGGCAAGAGCTATGCTGTCGATGCTAGGCCTAGAGGAATACGAGAAGAACTTCAAGAAGGGACGTCTCACTGATCCCACCTTGCCATTGCTCACTGATAG GGAGCTTCGAGAAGTTAACATTCCACCAGGGGCAAGGCTTTTGATACTAGATCATATTAAGAG GTACCCTAAGATGGTAAACCGCAAGTGA
- the LOC106303094 gene encoding uncharacterized protein LOC106303094: MNPTLSKLLIKPVLATAYGGIVGAFLGGTVGMVVMGLAGRNPQLLARSSASLFRSLQSPICHCLVLWSLVIPVLQASGRKLGSMYLLLKLLEFGQFWSQLHLAMAGAGTPNRLRLSAFLVSGSGAGLTFCFLSKGLKARPAQALFSAAGFAVMSATAYKMMQTTKPRNAQDAFYIETKAMLSKLGLEEYEKNFKKGHLTDFTLPLLTDSDLKDVNIPSGARRLILDHIKRFVHKLLYSHMDQMYELDPTMHSLLS; encoded by the exons ATGAATCCGACTCTGTCCAAGCTGCTGATAAAACCCGTCTTAGCTACCGCATATGGCGGTATCGTCGGAGCTTTTTTGGGCGGTACCGTAGGAATGGTCGTGATGGGCCTGGCAGGGCGTAACCCTCAACTCCTAGCCCGTTCTAGTGCGTCGTTGTTTCGAAGTCTTCAGTCACCAATTTGTCACTGCCTTGTTCTGTGGAGTCTCGTGATTCCTGTTCTTCAAGCCTCCGGAAGGAAGCTGGGGTCGAT GTACCTCCTTCTTAAGCTTCTGGAGTTTGGTCAGTTTTGGAGTCAGCTTCACCTTGCGATGGCCGGGGCCGGGACGCCTAACCGCCTCCGCCTATCTGCGTT TTTGGTCTCAGGATCAGGTGCTGGGTTGACATTCTGTTTTTTGAGCAAAGGCTTGAAAGCCCGACCTGCACAGGCACTCTTCAGCGCTGCGGGTTTCGCTGTTATGTCAGCAACAGCGTATAAG ATGATGCAAACAACCAAACCGCGCAATGCCCAAGACGCCTTTTACATAGAGACAAAAGCTATGCTATCGAAGCTAGGCCTTGAGGAGTACGAGAAGAATTTCAAGAAGGGACATCTCACTGATTTCACCTTACCATTGCTCACTGACAG TGACCTAAAAGACGTGAACATTCCATCAGGGGCAAGGCGTCTGATACTTGATCATATCAAGAGGTTTGTTCACAAGCTTCTCTACTCTCACATGGATCAAATGTATGAATTGGATCCAACCATGCATTCTCTGTTGTCCTGA
- the LOC106303095 gene encoding uncharacterized protein LOC106303095: MATRLAGGGDTMAVEHSSSNQTHPTLYNKLKETVLNTTIGGVFGAVSGGIVGMVIIAPIGRRYPQVLAPLSRTQYARRFAREYSALSAAMWGIESIMLGIRGKDDLTNSLVSGSGAGLAYSFVRHDLKVKPAHALSWAAYLAVLCGTMYKVIDFDTYDEANPLDLETQEGPCCIKG; the protein is encoded by the exons ATGGCGACGCGATTAGCCGGCGGCGGAGATACGATGGCGGTGGAGCATTCATCATCGAACCAAACTCATCCGACTCTGTACAACAAGCTGAAAGAAACTGTCTTGAATACCACAATTGGCGGTGTCTTCGGAGCTGTTTCAGGCGGTATAGTAGGAATGGTCATCATCGCCCCAATAGGCCGGCGTTACCCTCAAGTCCTAGCCCCACTGAGTCGAACTCAG TACGCTCGTCGGTTTGCTCGGGAGTATTCGGCTTTATCCGCTGCAATGTGGGGAATTGAATCCATAATGCTTGGAATCAGAGGCAAAGATGATCTTACAAATAG TTTGGTCTCAGGATCAGGTGCTGGCTTGGCATACTCTTTTGTGAGACATGACTTGAAAGTAAAGCCTGCACATGCACTCTCCTGGGCTGCTTATTTGGCTGTTTTGTGTGGGACAATGTATAAGGTGATTGATTTTGATACTTATGATGAGGCCAATCCTCTAGACTTAGAAACGCAAGAAGGGCCTTGTTGCATAAAGGGCTGA
- the LOC106305425 gene encoding uncharacterized protein LOC106305425: MAIMGGEERRVTSGGDTMEHSSRKEISPTQYKVIETVFMTAFGGVSGAVLGGIVGTVIMAPMARRYPRALAALRRTQYARSYALEGSAVLAAWFGIESIMRGIRDKDDLTSDMVSSSGGGLAYSFAMKGLKGQPAHALFNSAYYAAFSGTIETIKSRNTQDAFYTETRAMLSKLGLEEYEKNFKKGHLTDPTLPLLTDSVLQEVNIPPGPRLLILDHIQRYNKMVNRK; this comes from the exons ATGGCGATCATGGGAGGAGAGGAGAGGCGAGTCACCAGCGGCGGAGATACGATGGAGCATTCGTCGCGGAAGGAAATAAGTCCGACTCAGTACAAGGTCATAGAGACCGTCTTCATGACCGCATTCGGCGGTGTCAGCGGAGCTGTTTTGGGCGGTATAGTAGGAACGGTCATCATGGCCCCAATGGCCCGGCGTTACCCTCGAGCCCTAGCCGCACTGAGGCGAACTCAG TATGCTCGTTCGTATGCTCTGGAGGGTTCAGCAGTTTTAGCTGCATGGTTTGGAATTGAATCCATAATGAGAGGAATCAGAGACAAAGATGATCTTACCTCTGA CATGGTCTCATCATCGGGTGGTGGGTTGGCATACTCTTTTGCGATGAAAGGCTTGAAAGGACAACCTGCACACGCACTCTTCAACTCTGCTTATTACGCTGCTTTTTCAGGAACAAT TGAGACAATCAAATCGCGTAATACCCAAGACGCCTTTTACACAGAGACAAGAGCTATGCTATCGAAGCTAGGCCTAGAGGAATACGAGAAGAACTTCAAGAAGGGACATCTCACTGATCCCACTTTACCATTGCTTACTGATAG TGTCCTACAAGAAGTTAACATTCCACCAGGGCCAAGGCTTTTGATACTAGATCATATCCAGAG GTACAATAAGATGGTGAACCGCAAGTGA